caccaGATCCTgtttgcttttaaagctcttcccacagtcagaacattgaAATGGCCTCTgatcagagtgaactcgctggtgtgtctgtagctgGGATAAACGTCCAAATCTCCTctgacagagagagcaggtgaacggcttctccccagtgtgagtgcgctggtgggcTTGTAAATCATTTTTACTTTTAAAACACTTCTCACAGTATGAACAttgaaaaggtctctgatcagagtgAACCAGTTGGTGTGTTagaaggtgggatgactgagtgaatcccttcccacacactgagcaggcgaAAGGCCTCACCTccatgtgagtgcgctggtgtctcagcaagtcCTTTGTGCTTTTAAAGCTTTTGTCACAATCAGAACACTGAAATGGTCTCTGATCAGAGTGAACTTGCTGGTGAATCAGGAGGCTTGATAAAGCATTACATCCCTTCCCGCATTCGAGGCAAGTAAATGGCCTCTCACCAATATGAACACGCTGATGTGTATACAGGCTGGATGAGTAAGCAAATCCTTTCGCACACAcaggacaggtgaacggcctctctccagtgtgaatacgtcgatgaatATCCAAtgcagatgggtaattgaatcccttcccacagtccccacatttcaatAATTTCTCCATGATGTGAATGTCCTCGTGCGTCTCCAGGTTGTATAATGTTGAAGCCTCGTTTACACAGAATATGTACAGGGTGACTACTCACTGTGAATGTGGTGGTTTTTCTTTCAGGCTGGTGAAAGCTCTTTCCGTATCCAGCACATTGGAAACTCTCTCTCGGGTGTGTGTATCTCGGTGCTTtctcagtcacactgatgtttcaaatCTTTTCCCACAGGCGGAACAAACATTTTTCCTTCCGTatacaaaggctgatgatattcaggttctgatgaatcaAATCACTGAAgcatcttgatgtgaagtttggttTGAGTTTCACATCTGAAAATTCTGCGAATATCCTGTGAAAATAATTTTACAAAATCCATCACTGACAGTccagggggtttggggcctccagcgggtgtttgtgaatcctccccgcccacctgccagggtttccttctttgccagagatcagagtcctcattgatttgagtgcaaagtgtaagctcttatttattatccccccctcccccatcctctgatgtgaaccatcctccagtgtctgaagcaggatggtgcccgttaacctgggcctgttcccgggagggagaagctccgcagctgcaaaccagggagctgacaatgatggtgaagggtttgcggatccacaaagtgtttccaaatcctcccacccaccgcctgacgctgactccgcttctccgggacaaacAAGGGCCGAGGCAACATTCACACTGCGCATGCT
This portion of the Scyliorhinus torazame isolate Kashiwa2021f chromosome 5, sScyTor2.1, whole genome shotgun sequence genome encodes:
- the LOC140418679 gene encoding uncharacterized protein; the protein is MEKLLKCGDCGKGFNYPSALDIHRRIHTGERPFTCPVCAKGFAYSSSLYTHQRVHIGERPFTCLECGKGCNALSSLLIHQQVHSDQRPFQCSDCDKSFKSTKDLLRHQRTHMEVRPFACSVCGKGFTQSSHLLTHQLVHSDQRPFQCSYCEKCFKSKNDLQAHQRTHTGEKPFTCSLCQRRFGRLSQLQTHQRVHSDQRPFQCSDCGKSFKSKQDLVTHQRVHTGEKPFTCSVCGKGFTHSSHRLRHQRVHTGERTFICSVCGKGFIDSPHLLIHERIHTGERPFTCSMCGKGFTQPSQLTVHQLVHTEQRPFKCSVCVKSFKSTKDLLRHQQVHTGERSFSCSMCGKRFAQSSHLLSHQQVHTGERSFTCSICGKRFARSSNLLRHQRVHKSLHGLNSAVAAAVNPMQG